A single window of Leptolyngbya ohadii IS1 DNA harbors:
- a CDS encoding peptidoglycan DD-metalloendopeptidase family protein yields MKHILKPVGHCLATAVITSTLLRVYPAAIASAANPEVSSPTASGEAQQTTNPSVDPPAAAPDVPVTVESIISPEVNRAIVPTEPVSNAADQSPEAQTAPEVSEVAAPESDQPTAANPAAPQAAPQNSLAETAKETAKETPAPSPTNPRSQSVAAMRQQIDEKLAAIVARDRATREAQLQQNLIRIALQYAETGAFEEAREIARHPALPTELQTELLAKIDQMAGIPIAENSAPGETPTQTEGQTPVAAVPVPDTAQPGGVGRVIPLGAGLNFPVSQPWTGTYALPQCPAEPTAPVAAQSAAENPAVKSGKPPQFGNRVAASLVAAVGRASSQRQANQLQTAQTVPNRSQISEAAKPEAAKPEAVQPEAAKPEALQAKSNQAATTPVPTANGIPELKADSILIKPLRSLDAVVDQSAKNSQEQLIALDAATFARSAKEGSISLSERERLANQPANQPLSPEVSQTLSPLELMGYWISKPLKQVGIRLPFLSVSPGSSEIAVEQEMQTIGETGEETSDIGTGDISNINDISDKSKFASGQSASGQNQTRSQDLLPPVISFGDSLLNFPDVVTDLPPLMKDAVKVSPPAGSPSAAQAVSQKTTAPAAVSNCFPVAGSTNVTVSPALSRQMGWKNFAFPLAIPAVLTSGFGWRIHPISGDRRLHTGIDLGAPMGTPVVAAAAGRVIAADDMGGYGLTVIVETAGGNYRNLYAHLSGIAVRPGVAVQQGTVLGWVGSTGYSTGPHLHFEVKVPTSEGWMAIDPLAATAEAIASRAVGE; encoded by the coding sequence ATGAAGCATATTCTTAAACCCGTTGGGCACTGTTTAGCTACGGCTGTCATTACCTCGACCCTGCTCAGAGTCTATCCTGCCGCGATCGCGAGTGCAGCCAATCCCGAAGTTTCTTCCCCCACTGCGAGTGGAGAAGCCCAGCAGACGACTAATCCTTCTGTAGATCCGCCTGCTGCTGCCCCGGATGTGCCTGTGACGGTTGAATCGATCATTTCCCCGGAGGTGAATCGGGCGATCGTGCCAACAGAACCCGTTTCCAACGCAGCCGATCAATCGCCTGAAGCACAGACCGCTCCTGAGGTTTCAGAGGTTGCTGCACCAGAATCAGATCAACCGACCGCAGCCAATCCTGCCGCTCCACAGGCAGCCCCGCAGAACTCACTCGCAGAAACGGCAAAAGAAACGGCAAAAGAAACGCCCGCCCCATCCCCAACCAACCCCCGATCGCAATCTGTAGCGGCAATGCGGCAGCAGATCGATGAGAAATTGGCGGCGATCGTCGCGCGAGATCGGGCAACGCGGGAAGCCCAGCTTCAGCAGAATTTAATTCGGATTGCGCTGCAATATGCCGAAACTGGAGCCTTTGAAGAAGCTCGTGAGATTGCTCGCCACCCGGCTCTGCCGACCGAACTGCAAACCGAACTGCTGGCGAAAATTGACCAGATGGCAGGGATTCCGATCGCAGAGAATTCAGCTCCAGGAGAAACCCCAACTCAGACCGAAGGACAGACTCCTGTTGCCGCAGTTCCCGTTCCCGACACAGCTCAACCCGGCGGCGTGGGGCGTGTCATTCCTCTCGGTGCAGGGCTTAACTTCCCGGTCAGCCAGCCCTGGACTGGCACCTATGCCTTACCCCAATGCCCCGCAGAGCCAACGGCACCCGTCGCTGCCCAATCTGCCGCCGAAAATCCTGCCGTCAAGTCAGGCAAGCCACCCCAGTTTGGCAATCGCGTTGCCGCATCCCTGGTAGCCGCAGTCGGACGAGCCTCATCTCAGCGTCAGGCAAACCAACTGCAAACGGCGCAGACAGTTCCGAACAGAAGCCAAATCTCTGAAGCGGCAAAACCTGAAGCGGCAAAACCTGAAGCGGTACAACCTGAGGCGGCAAAACCTGAGGCGCTACAGGCAAAGTCCAACCAAGCCGCGACGACCCCGGTACCCACCGCTAATGGAATTCCGGAACTCAAGGCTGACAGCATCCTGATCAAACCGCTCAGATCTCTGGATGCAGTGGTCGATCAGTCTGCTAAGAATTCGCAGGAGCAGCTGATCGCGTTAGATGCTGCAACGTTTGCTCGATCGGCTAAAGAGGGATCAATTTCCCTATCGGAGCGGGAACGGTTAGCCAATCAGCCCGCAAATCAGCCGCTCTCTCCAGAAGTGAGCCAGACCCTTTCCCCGCTGGAATTAATGGGCTACTGGATCAGTAAACCGCTGAAGCAGGTTGGCATTCGGCTCCCGTTCCTTTCCGTATCTCCTGGCAGTTCAGAGATTGCTGTGGAACAGGAAATGCAGACGATCGGTGAGACGGGGGAAGAAACCAGCGATATTGGAACCGGCGACATTAGCAACATTAACGACATTAGCGACAAGAGCAAGTTTGCTTCAGGACAGTCGGCTTCAGGACAGAACCAGACGCGATCGCAGGATCTCCTGCCCCCTGTTATCAGCTTCGGTGACTCCCTGCTAAACTTCCCGGACGTTGTGACCGATCTGCCGCCGCTGATGAAGGATGCTGTGAAGGTCTCTCCCCCGGCAGGCAGCCCCTCCGCAGCACAAGCAGTCAGCCAAAAAACAACGGCTCCCGCAGCGGTATCCAACTGCTTTCCGGTTGCAGGATCAACGAACGTTACCGTCTCGCCTGCCCTTTCCCGGCAGATGGGCTGGAAGAATTTTGCCTTCCCGCTGGCAATTCCTGCCGTGCTGACCTCCGGCTTTGGCTGGCGAATTCACCCCATTTCGGGCGATCGTCGCCTCCATACGGGAATTGATCTAGGTGCGCCGATGGGAACTCCGGTCGTGGCAGCCGCAGCGGGGCGCGTGATTGCAGCAGATGATATGGGCGGCTATGGCTTAACGGTCATTGTAGAAACGGCTGGTGGCAACTACCGCAACCTCTACGCCCACCTCTCCGGCATTGCAGTTCGTCCCGGAGTGGCTGTGCAGCAGGGAACGGTTCTGGGCTGGGTCGGCAGCACGGGCTACTCCACTGGACCCCACCTGCATTTTGAAGTGAAAGTTCCCACCTCGGAAGGCTGGATGGCGATCGATCCATTAGCGGCAACGGCTGAGGCGATCGCCAGTCGAGCTGTTGGGGAGTAG
- the ppk1 gene encoding polyphosphate kinase 1 — protein MPKAKETPSEINLNQPQFYFNRELSWLEFNRRVLQEALDSRTLLLERLKFSGIFSSNLDEFFMVRVAGLKQQVEAQVSSLTPDGRSPQQQLNEISQVLRPMVIEQHRHFEQVLRPALADQGIYLLNYIDLNQEQRLFLQNFFERRIFPVLTPLAVDPGHPFPFISNLSLNLAVVVKNPETNREHFARVKVPKILPRFVAFPADLQYQDGKPSRWTGVPLEQVIAHNLEALFPGMNIQEYHLFRITRDADLELEEDEAEDLLLAIEQELRKRRLGGSVVRLEVQSTIPASIRSTLMQEMELEDSDVYEVEGLLNLKDLMSLMSLPVPDLKDPPRVSVVPPRLRSISDLRQSTSSSALDDTDIFSVIRRGDLLLHHPYYSFSTSVQRFIIQAANDPQVLAIKMTLYRTSGDSPIVKALITAAEKGKQVVVLVELKARFDEENNIHWAKQLEEAGVHVVYGLVGLKTHTKVVLVVRQEGDRIHRYVHIGTGNYNHRTARLYTDLGLLSCKEELGADLTDLFNYLTGYSRQRSYRKLLVAPVNLRERMLALIRRETDHCKNGQPGRIIAKMNSLVDPQIIAALYEASRSGVQIDLIIRGVCCLRPGVPEVSENIRVISVIGRFLEHSRIFYFHNGGQEEVYIGSADWMPRNLDRRVEAITPIEDSKLAKDLQEILGILLSDNRQAWELQSDGSYIQRQPRTGEPERSSQAIFMDLAMQTIGNLG, from the coding sequence ATGCCGAAAGCCAAAGAAACGCCCTCTGAAATTAACCTCAATCAGCCCCAGTTTTACTTCAACCGAGAGCTAAGCTGGCTGGAGTTTAATCGGCGCGTCTTGCAGGAGGCACTTGATTCACGCACGCTGTTACTGGAGCGGCTCAAATTCTCAGGGATTTTTAGCTCCAACCTGGACGAATTCTTCATGGTGCGTGTGGCTGGCTTGAAACAGCAGGTCGAGGCACAGGTGAGTTCTCTAACCCCTGATGGACGTAGCCCGCAGCAGCAGCTCAACGAAATCAGCCAGGTCTTGCGCCCGATGGTAATTGAGCAGCATCGTCATTTTGAGCAGGTCTTGCGTCCGGCACTGGCAGATCAGGGCATTTACCTGCTGAACTACATCGACCTGAATCAGGAACAGCGGCTTTTTCTACAGAATTTCTTTGAACGGCGGATCTTCCCCGTTCTGACTCCGCTTGCCGTCGATCCGGGACATCCCTTTCCGTTTATTTCTAACCTCAGCTTGAATCTGGCAGTCGTTGTCAAAAATCCTGAGACGAATCGAGAGCATTTTGCCCGCGTCAAAGTTCCCAAGATTTTGCCCCGCTTTGTGGCGTTTCCGGCGGATTTGCAGTACCAGGACGGTAAGCCGAGCCGCTGGACAGGAGTGCCGCTGGAGCAGGTGATCGCCCACAACCTGGAGGCGCTGTTTCCAGGGATGAATATTCAGGAGTATCACCTGTTTCGCATCACGCGGGACGCCGATCTGGAACTGGAGGAGGACGAAGCAGAAGACCTTCTGTTAGCGATCGAACAGGAGCTTCGCAAGCGACGGTTGGGCGGTTCGGTCGTGCGGCTGGAAGTCCAGAGTACGATTCCGGCATCGATCCGATCGACCCTGATGCAGGAAATGGAACTGGAGGACAGCGATGTCTACGAGGTTGAGGGACTGCTAAATCTGAAGGATCTGATGTCCCTGATGTCGCTTCCCGTTCCCGATCTGAAAGACCCACCCCGCGTTTCCGTCGTTCCGCCCCGACTGCGATCGATTTCCGATTTGCGGCAGTCTACCAGCAGCAGTGCCCTCGACGATACGGACATCTTTTCGGTGATCCGGCGCGGCGATCTGCTCCTGCACCATCCTTACTATTCGTTCTCTACCTCGGTGCAGCGGTTCATCATCCAGGCGGCAAACGATCCGCAGGTGCTGGCGATTAAAATGACGCTTTATCGAACATCGGGCGATTCGCCGATCGTCAAAGCCCTGATCACGGCGGCGGAGAAAGGAAAACAGGTCGTTGTCCTGGTGGAGCTAAAAGCCCGCTTTGACGAAGAAAACAATATCCACTGGGCGAAGCAGCTAGAGGAGGCTGGCGTTCACGTCGTCTACGGACTGGTCGGACTCAAGACCCACACGAAAGTCGTGCTGGTGGTGCGGCAGGAGGGCGATCGGATTCACCGCTATGTCCACATCGGCACCGGAAACTACAATCACCGCACGGCAAGGCTCTACACCGATCTGGGACTGCTGAGCTGTAAGGAAGAACTGGGCGCAGACCTGACCGATTTGTTTAACTACCTCACCGGGTATTCCCGTCAGCGATCGTACCGAAAGCTGCTGGTGGCTCCGGTAAATCTGCGGGAAAGAATGCTGGCGTTGATTCGGCGGGAAACTGACCACTGCAAAAACGGACAGCCGGGGCGCATCATTGCCAAGATGAATTCCCTGGTCGATCCTCAAATTATTGCCGCACTTTATGAAGCCTCGCGATCGGGTGTGCAGATTGATCTGATCATTCGCGGCGTCTGCTGTTTGCGTCCTGGCGTGCCGGAGGTGAGCGAAAATATCCGCGTGATTAGCGTCATTGGGCGCTTTCTGGAGCATTCGCGCATCTTCTACTTCCATAACGGCGGGCAGGAAGAAGTCTACATTGGCAGTGCGGACTGGATGCCCCGCAACCTCGATCGCCGCGTGGAAGCCATTACCCCGATCGAAGATTCTAAGCTTGCCAAAGACCTCCAGGAAATTCTGGGAATTCTGCTGTCCGATAATCGGCAGGCATGGGAACTCCAGTCGGACGGCTCCTATATTCAGCGACAGCCCAGAACGGGAGAGCCAGAACGCAGCTCCCAGGCAATTTTCATGGATCTGGCAATGCAAACGATAGGAAATTTGGGATAG
- the glpX gene encoding class II fructose-bisphosphatase, with protein sequence MEATLGLEIIEVVEQAAIASARMMGKGDKHGADQVAVEAMRERMNKIQMRGRIVIGEGERDDAPMLYIGEEVGICTRPDAKNYCNPDELIEIDIAVDPCEGTNLCAYGQPGSMAVLAISEKGGLFAAPDFYMNKLAAPPAAKGKVDIRKSPTENLKILAECLDRGIDELVVVVMKRDRHNDLIREIREAGARVKLISDGDVSAAISCAFSGTNTHALMGIGAAPEGVISAAAMRCLGGHFQGQLIYDPAVVKTGLIGESKESNIARLNEMGITDPDRIYEAEELASGQTVLFAASGITSGTLMDGVRFFHGGARTHSLVISNQSKTARFVDTVHLFDKPKYLQLR encoded by the coding sequence GTGGAAGCTACACTCGGTTTAGAAATTATTGAAGTTGTGGAGCAGGCAGCGATCGCCTCTGCCCGAATGATGGGGAAGGGCGATAAGCACGGCGCGGATCAGGTGGCGGTAGAAGCCATGCGCGAACGGATGAACAAAATCCAAATGCGCGGTCGGATCGTGATCGGGGAAGGGGAGCGGGACGACGCACCCATGCTCTACATCGGCGAAGAAGTGGGCATCTGCACCCGCCCAGATGCAAAGAACTACTGTAATCCGGACGAGCTGATTGAGATCGATATTGCAGTTGACCCCTGCGAAGGGACGAACCTTTGCGCCTATGGTCAGCCCGGTTCGATGGCGGTGCTGGCAATCTCTGAGAAAGGCGGACTGTTTGCAGCGCCGGACTTTTATATGAATAAGCTGGCGGCTCCTCCAGCGGCAAAGGGCAAGGTGGACATCCGCAAGTCCCCCACGGAAAACCTGAAGATCCTGGCAGAATGCCTCGATCGCGGGATTGATGAACTCGTGGTGGTGGTGATGAAGCGCGATCGTCACAATGACCTGATCCGGGAAATCCGTGAGGCGGGTGCAAGAGTGAAGCTGATCAGCGATGGAGACGTTTCCGCAGCAATCTCCTGCGCGTTCTCCGGAACTAATACCCACGCGCTCATGGGTATCGGGGCAGCTCCCGAAGGCGTGATTTCGGCGGCGGCAATGCGTTGTCTGGGCGGTCACTTCCAGGGTCAGCTGATCTACGATCCGGCAGTGGTGAAGACTGGACTGATCGGCGAAAGCAAGGAATCGAATATCGCCCGCCTGAACGAAATGGGCATTACCGATCCCGATCGCATCTACGAAGCAGAGGAACTGGCATCGGGTCAAACTGTGCTGTTTGCGGCAAGCGGTATTACCTCTGGAACGCTGATGGACGGGGTACGCTTCTTCCACGGCGGCGCGAGAACCCATAGCCTGGTCATTTCCAACCAGTCGAAGACGGCTCGCTTTGTGGACACGGTGCATCTGTTTGATAAGCCGAAGTACCTGCAACTGCGATAG
- a CDS encoding glutamyl-tRNA reductase, which yields MNIVVVGLSHRTAPVEVREKLSIPTPQMEAAIAHLRSFPHIEEATILSTCNRLEVYVVTSETEQGVREVTQFLSEYGKISVSQLRPYLFILLHDDAVMHLMRVSAGLDSLVLGEGQILAQVKHTHKVGQQYNGIGRILNRLFNQAITAGKRVRTETSIGTGAVSISSAAVELAQLKVQHLPACRVAILGAGKMSRLVVQHLISKGATQICIVNRSLDSARELAQQFKEAEIRLHLLDEMMHVICNSDLVFTATAATEPLIDRAKLESTIDPLHSLKLFDISVPRNVHADVNELDHVQLFNVDDLKAVVAQNQESRRQMALEAENILDEEVAAFDLWWRSLETVATISELRDKVEAIRAQELEKALSRLGSEFAEKHQEVIEALTRGIVNKILHDPMVQLRAQQDIEARRRAMQTLRSLFNLEEPASNKA from the coding sequence ATGAACATTGTCGTTGTGGGTCTAAGCCATAGGACTGCGCCCGTTGAGGTGCGCGAAAAGCTCAGCATTCCAACGCCCCAAATGGAGGCAGCGATCGCCCATCTCCGCAGTTTTCCCCATATTGAGGAAGCTACGATTCTTAGCACCTGTAACCGTCTGGAAGTCTATGTTGTCACCAGCGAAACGGAGCAGGGTGTGCGGGAAGTGACCCAGTTCCTCTCCGAGTACGGCAAAATTTCGGTATCGCAACTGCGTCCCTATCTGTTTATCCTGCTGCACGATGATGCCGTCATGCACCTGATGCGGGTATCGGCAGGTCTGGACAGTCTGGTGCTGGGCGAAGGGCAAATCCTGGCGCAGGTGAAGCACACCCACAAGGTGGGACAGCAGTACAACGGCATTGGGCGAATTCTGAACCGCCTGTTCAACCAAGCTATTACCGCCGGGAAGCGGGTTCGCACAGAAACCAGTATCGGAACCGGAGCTGTCTCAATCAGTTCTGCTGCCGTGGAACTGGCACAGCTTAAAGTCCAGCATCTGCCTGCCTGCCGCGTGGCGATTCTGGGAGCCGGAAAGATGTCTCGCCTGGTGGTGCAGCATCTGATTTCCAAAGGGGCAACCCAGATCTGCATCGTGAACCGATCGCTCGACTCCGCCAGGGAGCTAGCGCAGCAGTTCAAGGAAGCGGAAATTCGGCTGCATCTGCTGGACGAAATGATGCACGTGATCTGCAACTCCGACCTGGTGTTCACCGCCACGGCTGCCACGGAACCGCTGATCGATCGCGCCAAGCTGGAATCTACAATCGACCCGCTGCACAGCCTGAAACTGTTCGACATTTCCGTGCCGCGTAACGTCCATGCCGATGTGAACGAACTGGATCACGTTCAGCTATTCAACGTGGACGACCTGAAAGCCGTCGTGGCGCAGAACCAGGAAAGCCGTCGCCAGATGGCACTGGAAGCCGAAAATATTCTGGATGAGGAAGTTGCAGCCTTTGACCTGTGGTGGCGATCGCTGGAAACGGTGGCAACCATCAGCGAACTGCGGGATAAGGTGGAGGCAATTCGGGCGCAGGAACTTGAAAAAGCCCTGTCTCGCCTAGGCTCCGAGTTTGCCGAAAAGCACCAGGAAGTGATCGAAGCCCTGACCCGCGGCATCGTCAACAAGATCCTTCATGACCCGATGGTGCAGCTGCGGGCACAGCAGGACATCGAAGCACGGCGACGGGCAATGCAAACGCTGCGATCGCTGTTTAACCTGGAGGAACCTGCCTCGAATAAGGCGTAG
- a CDS encoding YdcF family protein, producing the protein MAEMLKAKGIPESAIDGEPCSRTTEENAQFTAALLQPRGIHRILLVTDLPHLRRSWLTFQSLGFEVIPHASPLSPDLSERRTALLVVRECLGLVTYGLLGRYEPRTVTGQMLRSRSASRSRFGVRSVPADHR; encoded by the coding sequence ATTGCGGAGATGCTGAAAGCAAAAGGCATTCCCGAATCTGCGATCGACGGTGAACCCTGCTCCCGCACCACCGAAGAAAATGCCCAGTTCACAGCGGCACTGCTTCAGCCCAGAGGGATTCACCGAATTCTGCTCGTAACGGACTTGCCCCACCTGCGGCGATCGTGGCTAACCTTCCAAAGTTTGGGCTTTGAAGTCATTCCCCACGCCAGTCCTCTGTCACCAGATCTGTCTGAACGCAGAACGGCACTGCTGGTTGTGCGGGAATGTTTGGGCTTAGTCACCTATGGTCTGCTGGGACGCTACGAACCCCGAACCGTGACCGGGCAGATGCTGCGATCGCGATCGGCATCTCGGTCACGGTTCGGGGTTCGTAGCGTCCCAGCAGACCATAGGTGA
- a CDS encoding YdcF family protein gives MPLISTIAMIDPAFCTAESVSLWTRSTSTLLRLLMHPQWVLPLLLAWIVLPWLLKIQRRKWLYSGTGVLLLLAYGFLGSPLTINLGERFLARSLPPDSGQSTQAIVILGRGTELRPQRVETAIALWQAQKNQSDGKAPLIFASGTGDAIEIAEMLKAKGIPESAIDGEPCSRTTEENAQFTAALLQPRGIHRILLVTDLPHLRRSWLTFQSLGFEVIPHASPLSPDLSERRTALLVVRECLGLVTYGLLGRYEPRTVTEMPIAIAASARSRFGVRSVPADHR, from the coding sequence TTGCCCCTTATTTCTACGATCGCCATGATAGATCCGGCTTTTTGTACGGCTGAGTCTGTCAGCCTGTGGACTCGCTCAACGTCTACTTTATTGAGGCTACTCATGCACCCTCAGTGGGTTCTGCCGCTCCTGCTAGCCTGGATTGTTCTGCCCTGGCTGCTCAAAATTCAGCGACGCAAATGGCTCTATAGCGGCACGGGGGTTCTGCTGCTGTTAGCCTATGGATTCCTAGGATCACCCCTCACGATTAATCTGGGAGAACGTTTTTTAGCCCGATCGCTGCCTCCAGACTCCGGACAATCCACCCAGGCAATTGTGATTCTGGGTCGCGGCACGGAACTCAGACCGCAGCGCGTCGAAACTGCGATCGCTCTCTGGCAGGCGCAAAAGAACCAGTCAGACGGAAAGGCTCCCCTCATTTTTGCTAGCGGCACAGGCGATGCGATCGAAATTGCGGAGATGCTGAAAGCAAAAGGCATTCCCGAATCTGCGATCGACGGTGAACCCTGCTCCCGCACCACCGAAGAAAATGCCCAGTTCACAGCGGCACTGCTTCAGCCCAGAGGGATTCACCGAATTCTGCTCGTAACGGACTTGCCCCACCTGCGGCGATCGTGGCTAACCTTCCAAAGTTTGGGCTTTGAAGTCATTCCCCACGCCAGTCCTCTGTCACCAGATCTGTCTGAACGCAGAACGGCACTGCTGGTTGTGCGGGAATGTTTGGGCTTAGTCACCTATGGTCTGCTGGGACGCTACGAACCCCGAACCGTGACCGAGATGCCGATCGCGATCGCAGCATCTGCCCGGTCACGGTTCGGGGTTCGTAGCGTCCCAGCAGACCATAGGTGA
- a CDS encoding protochlorophyllide reductase yields MAQSQKPTVIITGASSGVGLYTAKAMAQRGWFVVMACRNLEKAEKAAQSVGIPKDSYTIIHIDLGSLDSVKQFVQDFRATGRTLEALLCNAAIYMPLIKEPLWSPEGYELTMTTNHLGHFLLCNLMLDDLKQSPASDKRLVILGTVTHNPDELGGKIPPRPDLGNFEGFEAGFKNPITMADGKDFEPVKAYKDSKVCNVLTMRELHRRYHDSTGITFSSLYPGCVADTPLFRNHYKLFQRIFPLFQKYVTGGYVSQELSGERVAMVLADPAYRQSGAYWSWGNRQKKDGKSFIRQVSPQARDDEKAQRMWVLSEKLVGLA; encoded by the coding sequence ATGGCACAGAGTCAGAAACCCACGGTAATTATTACCGGAGCCTCCTCAGGCGTTGGGCTATATACGGCAAAAGCAATGGCTCAACGCGGTTGGTTTGTTGTAATGGCTTGCCGGAATTTAGAAAAGGCAGAAAAAGCTGCCCAATCGGTTGGCATTCCGAAAGATAGCTATACGATTATTCATATTGATCTGGGTTCGCTGGATAGCGTGAAGCAGTTTGTGCAGGACTTCCGGGCAACGGGCAGAACCCTGGAAGCTCTACTGTGCAACGCCGCGATCTATATGCCGCTGATTAAAGAGCCGCTGTGGAGTCCGGAAGGCTACGAGCTGACCATGACGACGAACCATCTGGGACACTTTCTGCTGTGTAACCTGATGCTGGACGATCTGAAGCAGTCCCCGGCGTCCGATAAGCGGCTTGTCATTCTGGGCACTGTCACCCACAACCCGGATGAGCTGGGCGGCAAGATTCCCCCACGTCCTGACCTGGGCAACTTCGAGGGCTTTGAAGCTGGATTCAAAAATCCGATCACAATGGCAGATGGCAAAGACTTTGAACCCGTGAAGGCATACAAGGACAGTAAGGTTTGCAACGTGCTGACGATGCGCGAACTGCACCGCCGCTACCACGACTCTACCGGAATTACCTTCAGCTCCCTCTATCCGGGCTGCGTGGCGGATACGCCCCTGTTCCGCAATCACTACAAGCTGTTCCAGAGAATCTTTCCGCTGTTCCAGAAGTACGTCACAGGGGGCTATGTGTCCCAAGAGCTATCTGGGGAACGGGTGGCAATGGTGCTGGCAGATCCGGCGTACCGTCAGTCGGGCGCGTACTGGAGCTGGGGGAACCGTCAGAAGAAGGACGGTAAATCGTTTATCCGCCAAGTGTCGCCGCAGGCACGGGACGATGAGAAGGCGCAGCGGATGTGGGTGTTGAGTGAGAAGCTCGTTGGGCTTGCTTAG
- a CDS encoding serine hydrolase domain-containing protein — protein sequence MTDLRDLTNLRETLSTILNNKAQDRDVAGVAVVLSPGMKPEAVWHPGSNAAEPAFLAYSITKTFTAVLLLLLQEEGLLNLEDPLVRWFPTIDRADYISLRQLLNHTAGIPDYGGLRDYHEAVRATPSIPWSFEQFAAMTFDRGLSFAPGSGWAYSNPGYLLLKQIAEAVTGISYRDLIHDRIIRPLGLRRTFVPESIEDLASLMLARSRFLATDGTPRDVRHFYHPGWVSHGVIASTPSEIALFLSSLFGDRLLPRPSLDEMMELVPVPIPEGDRSDTEPLRWVKPSYGLGLMADPASAWGTILGHNGGGPGYSASVFYAPDLGGITVCAMSAVEEGLQAEEIVFAVLDWIASPSAHSSTR from the coding sequence GTGACTGATCTAAGAGATCTAACTAATCTGAGAGAGACTCTCTCGACCATTCTCAATAACAAAGCTCAGGATCGGGATGTTGCAGGAGTGGCGGTTGTCCTAAGTCCAGGGATGAAACCTGAAGCGGTCTGGCATCCTGGCTCGAATGCCGCTGAGCCTGCATTTCTGGCATATAGCATTACCAAGACGTTTACGGCGGTTTTGCTGCTGTTGCTTCAGGAGGAGGGTTTGCTGAATCTTGAAGATCCGCTGGTGCGGTGGTTTCCGACGATCGATCGCGCTGATTACATTTCGCTGCGCCAACTCCTGAATCATACGGCGGGCATTCCGGATTACGGTGGGCTGCGGGATTATCACGAGGCGGTACGGGCTACGCCATCAATCCCCTGGTCGTTTGAACAGTTTGCCGCGATGACGTTCGATCGGGGGCTAAGTTTTGCACCGGGTTCAGGCTGGGCATATTCCAATCCGGGCTACCTGCTGCTAAAGCAAATTGCGGAAGCCGTCACGGGAATTTCCTACCGCGATCTCATCCACGATCGCATTATTCGTCCGCTGGGACTGCGACGAACCTTTGTGCCGGAATCGATCGAAGACCTTGCATCCCTTATGCTTGCGCGATCGCGTTTCCTAGCCACAGATGGAACCCCGCGAGATGTGCGCCACTTTTACCATCCCGGCTGGGTGTCTCATGGCGTGATTGCTTCAACCCCTTCTGAGATTGCCCTTTTTCTGAGTAGTTTGTTTGGCGATCGTCTCCTGCCTCGACCCTCCTTGGACGAAATGATGGAGCTTGTGCCTGTCCCAATTCCGGAGGGCGATCGATCGGATACAGAGCCATTGCGCTGGGTGAAGCCGAGTTACGGACTGGGATTAATGGCAGATCCGGCATCCGCGTGGGGCACGATCCTGGGTCACAATGGCGGCGGTCCAGGCTATAGTGCCAGTGTGTTCTATGCTCCTGATCTGGGAGGGATTACTGTCTGTGCAATGAGTGCAGTTGAGGAAGGTCTTCAGGCGGAGGAAATTGTGTTTGCTGTTCTGGATTGGATCGCATCTCCGTCAGCTCATTCTTCGACCCGCTAA